ATTTCTTTCATGGTTCACTCTTGATGGTTCTCTTCATATCAGAATAAGAGCAGCTGCTGATTGTTTCCTCTCATCAGCTCCAGTGATTCTGGACCCAAACACTGCAAGTCCACAACTCATCCTGTCTGATGATCTGACCAGCCTGACATTCAACAAGAGCAGGCAACCGTTTCCTGATAATGCAGAGAGATTTGATTTATTTCGCTGTGTTTTGGGTTCAGAAGGGTTTAAATCAGGAAAACACAGCTGGGATGTGGAGGTGGGAAACAATTCAGCTTGGACTGTCGGAATAATCACAGCATCCTACCAAAGAAAAGGAGACAATTTCTTCAAAGCTGAGTGTTTCCCAGTGAaatactggcataaagttggCTTGACATTGGATGGTCCATATttgcaaatttagggaccgtctcta
Above is a genomic segment from Megalobrama amblycephala isolate DHTTF-2021 linkage group LG14, ASM1881202v1, whole genome shotgun sequence containing:
- the LOC125245029 gene encoding zinc-binding protein A33-like → MHCGALINVPYYLGNLTFRVWKKMQDIVQNTPVILDPNTASPQLILSDDLTSLTFNKSRQPFPDNAERFDLFRCVLGSEGFKSGKHSWDVEVGNNSAWTVGIITASYQRKGDNFFKAECFPVKYWHKVGLTLDGPYLQI